In Phlebotomus papatasi isolate M1 chromosome 1, Ppap_2.1, whole genome shotgun sequence, the following proteins share a genomic window:
- the LOC129798069 gene encoding probable H/ACA ribonucleoprotein complex subunit 1 isoform X1, translating into MLPRTKVFVGSVPQGTKPEDLRRLFEKFGVVTECDIMNRCGFVHMQTQDMADNAIQALNNTTFRGTTISVERGRMKERGAGKKGPGGQGGGMMGQRNNMNRGPMGGRGPMGGNMGQGGPRGPMGGGMRGPPGPGMNKGGAGNRNNMRGPMGGGGGGGNMGGGMGGPMRRDRGGGNNRPNPYQRGDRPDFGGMRGKPGGMRNGMEPPPFPPFDDMLPPMDMPRGGMMDRGSLMRSLVSKVQSLQDLSSSQGMMDRGGPMGGMGGGPDRFDDDGFGFSNEDRRGFALPERQMFDQDGPMFDDRRGGPPPFDDMRRGPPPMRGGGGDFGGDFMGRSPGGMGGMGGMGGDMFTRRGPQMRGGRGGGFDMDGGYNQAFPPLGGGGGGMGNRNGPPRRW; encoded by the exons ATGCTACCA CGTACAAAGGTTTTTGTCGGGAGTGTCCCCCAGGGCACCAAGCCCGAAGATTTGCGTCgtttatttgagaaatttggGGTTGTAACTGAGTGTGACATCATGAATCGCTGTGGATTTGTCCACATGCAGACCCAGGATATGGCCGATAATGCAATTCAGGCCCTCAACAATACCACATTCCGTGGAACCACCATTAGCGTTGAGCGGGGCCGAATGAAGGAACGCGGTGCCGGGAAGAAGGGACCCGGAGGACAAGGTGGGGGCATGATGGGCCAGAGGAACAACATGAACCGTGGGCCAATGGGCGGAAGGGGTCCAATGGGTGGGAATATGGGACAGGGTGGTCCTAGGGGGCCAATGGGGGGCGGCATGAGAGGACCTCCTGGTCCGGGAATGAACAAGGGAGGCGCTGGCAACAGGAATAATATGCGAG GGCCGATGGGAGGCGGAGGTGGTGGAGGAAATATGGGCGGAGGTATGGGTGGCCCAATGCGTCGCGATCGCGGTGGTGGCAACAATCGCCCCAATCCCTACCAACGGGGAGACCGTCCGGACTTTGGTGGGATGCGCGGGAAGCCAGGTGGCATGCGCAATGGCATGGAACCACCACCATTTCCTCCCTTTGATGACATGCTGCCGCCGATGGATATGCCTCGCGGTGGAATGATGGACAGAGGTAGCTTGATGAGGAGTCTTGTATCGAAAGTACAGTCATTGCAAGACCTTTCCTCCTCCCAAGGCATGATGGATCGTGGCGGGCCAATGGGTGGCATGGGTGGAGGTCCTGATCGCTTCGATGACGACGGTTTTGGGTTCAGCAACGAAGATCGTCGCGGTTTTGCCCTGCCGGAGCGTCAGATGTTCGATCAGGATGGTCCAATGTTTGATGATCGCCGTGGAGGACCTCCACCTTTCGATGATATGCGCAGGGGACCACCGCCAATGAGGGGCGGTGGTGGTGACTTTGGAGGTGACTTCATGGGACGTTCCCCAGGTGGAATGGGTGGAATGGGCGGAATGGGTGGAGATATGTTTACACGACGCGGACCTCAAAT GCGAGGTGGCCGAGGAGGTGGATTTGACATGGATGGAGGCTACAATCAAGCCTTCCCGCCACTCGGCGGTGGCGGAGGCGGCATGGGAAATCG CAATGGGCCGCCTCG
- the LOC129798069 gene encoding probable H/ACA ribonucleoprotein complex subunit 1 isoform X3, with protein sequence MLPRTKVFVGSVPQGTKPEDLRRLFEKFGVVTECDIMNRCGFVHMQTQDMADNAIQALNNTTFRGTTISVERGRMKERGAGKKGPGGQGGGMMGQRNNMNRGPMGGRGPMGGNMGQGGPRGPMGGGMRGPPGPGMNKGGAGNRNNMRGPMGGGGGGGNMGGGMGGPMRRDRGGGNNRPNPYQRGDRPDFGGMRGKPGGMRNGMEPPPFPPFDDMLPPMDMPRGGMMDRGMMDRGGPMGGMGGGPDRFDDDGFGFSNEDRRGFALPERQMFDQDGPMFDDRRGGPPPFDDMRRGPPPMRGGGGDFGGDFMGRSPGGMGGMGGMGGDMFTRRGPQMRGGRGGGFDMDGGYNQAFPPLGGGGGGMGNRNGPPRRW encoded by the exons ATGCTACCA CGTACAAAGGTTTTTGTCGGGAGTGTCCCCCAGGGCACCAAGCCCGAAGATTTGCGTCgtttatttgagaaatttggGGTTGTAACTGAGTGTGACATCATGAATCGCTGTGGATTTGTCCACATGCAGACCCAGGATATGGCCGATAATGCAATTCAGGCCCTCAACAATACCACATTCCGTGGAACCACCATTAGCGTTGAGCGGGGCCGAATGAAGGAACGCGGTGCCGGGAAGAAGGGACCCGGAGGACAAGGTGGGGGCATGATGGGCCAGAGGAACAACATGAACCGTGGGCCAATGGGCGGAAGGGGTCCAATGGGTGGGAATATGGGACAGGGTGGTCCTAGGGGGCCAATGGGGGGCGGCATGAGAGGACCTCCTGGTCCGGGAATGAACAAGGGAGGCGCTGGCAACAGGAATAATATGCGAG GGCCGATGGGAGGCGGAGGTGGTGGAGGAAATATGGGCGGAGGTATGGGTGGCCCAATGCGTCGCGATCGCGGTGGTGGCAACAATCGCCCCAATCCCTACCAACGGGGAGACCGTCCGGACTTTGGTGGGATGCGCGGGAAGCCAGGTGGCATGCGCAATGGCATGGAACCACCACCATTTCCTCCCTTTGATGACATGCTGCCGCCGATGGATATGCCTCGCGGTGGAATGATGGACAGAG GCATGATGGATCGTGGCGGGCCAATGGGTGGCATGGGTGGAGGTCCTGATCGCTTCGATGACGACGGTTTTGGGTTCAGCAACGAAGATCGTCGCGGTTTTGCCCTGCCGGAGCGTCAGATGTTCGATCAGGATGGTCCAATGTTTGATGATCGCCGTGGAGGACCTCCACCTTTCGATGATATGCGCAGGGGACCACCGCCAATGAGGGGCGGTGGTGGTGACTTTGGAGGTGACTTCATGGGACGTTCCCCAGGTGGAATGGGTGGAATGGGCGGAATGGGTGGAGATATGTTTACACGACGCGGACCTCAAAT GCGAGGTGGCCGAGGAGGTGGATTTGACATGGATGGAGGCTACAATCAAGCCTTCCCGCCACTCGGCGGTGGCGGAGGCGGCATGGGAAATCG CAATGGGCCGCCTCG
- the LOC129798069 gene encoding probable H/ACA ribonucleoprotein complex subunit 1 isoform X2, with amino-acid sequence MLPRTKVFVGSVPQGTKPEDLRRLFEKFGVVTECDIMNRCGFVHMQTQDMADNAIQALNNTTFRGTTISVERGRMKERGAGKKGPGGQGGGMMGQRNNMNRGPMGGRGPMGGNMGQGGPRGPMGGGMRGPPGPGMNKGGAGNRNNMRGPMGGGGGGGNMGGGMGGPMRRDRGGGNNRPNPYQRGDRPDFGGMRGKPGGMRNGMEPPPFPPFDDMLPPMDMPRGGMMDRGSLMRSLVSKVQSLQDLSSSQGMMDRGGPMGGMGGGPDRFDDDGFGFSNEDRRGFALPERQMFDQDGPMFDDRRGGPPPFDDMRRGPPPMRGGGGDFGGDFMGRSPGGMGGMGGMGGDMFTRRGPQMRGGRGGGFDMDGGYNQAFPPLGGGGGGMGNRFFTP; translated from the exons ATGCTACCA CGTACAAAGGTTTTTGTCGGGAGTGTCCCCCAGGGCACCAAGCCCGAAGATTTGCGTCgtttatttgagaaatttggGGTTGTAACTGAGTGTGACATCATGAATCGCTGTGGATTTGTCCACATGCAGACCCAGGATATGGCCGATAATGCAATTCAGGCCCTCAACAATACCACATTCCGTGGAACCACCATTAGCGTTGAGCGGGGCCGAATGAAGGAACGCGGTGCCGGGAAGAAGGGACCCGGAGGACAAGGTGGGGGCATGATGGGCCAGAGGAACAACATGAACCGTGGGCCAATGGGCGGAAGGGGTCCAATGGGTGGGAATATGGGACAGGGTGGTCCTAGGGGGCCAATGGGGGGCGGCATGAGAGGACCTCCTGGTCCGGGAATGAACAAGGGAGGCGCTGGCAACAGGAATAATATGCGAG GGCCGATGGGAGGCGGAGGTGGTGGAGGAAATATGGGCGGAGGTATGGGTGGCCCAATGCGTCGCGATCGCGGTGGTGGCAACAATCGCCCCAATCCCTACCAACGGGGAGACCGTCCGGACTTTGGTGGGATGCGCGGGAAGCCAGGTGGCATGCGCAATGGCATGGAACCACCACCATTTCCTCCCTTTGATGACATGCTGCCGCCGATGGATATGCCTCGCGGTGGAATGATGGACAGAGGTAGCTTGATGAGGAGTCTTGTATCGAAAGTACAGTCATTGCAAGACCTTTCCTCCTCCCAAGGCATGATGGATCGTGGCGGGCCAATGGGTGGCATGGGTGGAGGTCCTGATCGCTTCGATGACGACGGTTTTGGGTTCAGCAACGAAGATCGTCGCGGTTTTGCCCTGCCGGAGCGTCAGATGTTCGATCAGGATGGTCCAATGTTTGATGATCGCCGTGGAGGACCTCCACCTTTCGATGATATGCGCAGGGGACCACCGCCAATGAGGGGCGGTGGTGGTGACTTTGGAGGTGACTTCATGGGACGTTCCCCAGGTGGAATGGGTGGAATGGGCGGAATGGGTGGAGATATGTTTACACGACGCGGACCTCAAAT GCGAGGTGGCCGAGGAGGTGGATTTGACATGGATGGAGGCTACAATCAAGCCTTCCCGCCACTCGGCGGTGGCGGAGGCGGCATGGGAAATCG